The Planctomycetia bacterium genome window below encodes:
- a CDS encoding F0F1 ATP synthase subunit alpha → MKFKADEIVSVLSNEISQYRGQLAASEVGRVLEVGDGIARVYGLASVMAGELLEFTRAGVRGMAFNLEENSVGVIILGDYLGIREGDEVKCTGQLLSVPVGDAMIGRVVDPLGNPLDGKGPILASEYRLVESNAPGVAERQPVRQPLQTGIKAIDSMTPVGRGQRELIIGDRKTGKTIIAIDTILNQREEDVICVYVAVGQKESTVATVIERLRQSGAMDYTIVVVASAAASAPLQYIAPYAGTAMAEYFMYKGRDTLCVYDDLSKQAAAYRQLSLLMRRPPGREAYPGDVFYCHSRLLERSAKLAEKWVIVPDTADVTKVTADWGVNSAADPNKKREGKEACKVYVGPLDKHEAEETVKKFPGTKVAKVVGTGGSLTALPIIETLEGEVSAYIPTNVISITDGQIYLQPNLFFSGIRPAVDVGVSVSRVGGNAQTAAMKKIAGSLKLDLAAFRELEAFAQLGTELDKATQQQLDRGYRMVEILKQGQFKPMHVADQVAIIFAGAKGYLDKVDRKYVNAWEQQFLTFFKEQTPEVRNLVIKEKKLTDEVEKELTRAIETFVPQFKTPTNV, encoded by the coding sequence ATGAAATTCAAGGCAGACGAGATCGTTTCTGTACTGTCTAACGAGATCAGCCAGTACCGGGGCCAGTTGGCCGCCAGCGAAGTAGGCCGTGTGCTCGAAGTGGGCGACGGTATCGCCCGCGTCTACGGCCTGGCCAGCGTCATGGCAGGTGAACTCCTCGAGTTTACCCGCGCTGGCGTACGTGGCATGGCTTTCAATCTCGAAGAGAATTCCGTTGGTGTCATCATCCTGGGTGATTACCTCGGCATCCGCGAAGGCGATGAAGTCAAATGCACAGGTCAACTCTTGAGCGTGCCTGTAGGCGATGCCATGATTGGCCGCGTGGTTGATCCACTTGGTAACCCGCTCGATGGCAAAGGCCCGATCCTGGCTTCGGAATACCGCCTGGTTGAATCGAATGCTCCCGGCGTGGCAGAACGCCAACCGGTGCGTCAGCCCCTCCAGACTGGTATCAAGGCCATCGATTCGATGACCCCAGTCGGTCGCGGACAGCGTGAACTCATCATCGGTGACCGCAAAACGGGTAAAACCATCATCGCCATCGATACCATTCTGAATCAGCGTGAAGAAGACGTGATCTGCGTCTACGTCGCTGTGGGTCAGAAGGAATCGACGGTTGCTACTGTCATTGAGCGACTTCGCCAAAGCGGAGCGATGGACTATACCATTGTTGTTGTAGCTTCCGCAGCTGCTTCTGCTCCTCTCCAATATATCGCCCCTTACGCTGGCACTGCCATGGCCGAGTACTTCATGTACAAAGGCCGCGACACACTGTGTGTTTATGACGATTTAAGCAAGCAGGCTGCTGCGTATCGCCAGTTGTCGCTGCTGATGCGTCGTCCTCCAGGCCGCGAAGCTTATCCTGGAGACGTGTTCTACTGTCACAGCCGCTTACTGGAACGTTCCGCCAAGCTTGCTGAAAAGTGGGTCATCGTTCCTGATACTGCAGACGTTACCAAAGTCACTGCAGACTGGGGTGTCAATTCAGCTGCTGATCCCAACAAGAAACGGGAAGGCAAGGAAGCTTGCAAAGTTTATGTCGGCCCGCTCGATAAGCATGAAGCCGAAGAAACCGTCAAGAAATTTCCTGGCACCAAAGTGGCCAAGGTGGTTGGAACAGGCGGATCACTCACCGCTCTGCCCATCATCGAAACCCTCGAAGGCGAAGTCTCGGCTTATATTCCGACCAATGTGATCTCCATCACGGATGGTCAGATCTATCTGCAGCCTAACTTGTTCTTCTCAGGCATACGTCCCGCGGTTGACGTGGGTGTGTCAGTCTCCCGCGTGGGTGGCAATGCCCAGACTGCTGCTATGAAGAAAATTGCAGGCAGTCTGAAGCTCGATCTTGCTGCCTTCCGCGAATTGGAAGCTTTCGCACAGCTCGGTACTGAACTGGATAAAGCGACTCAACAGCAGTTGGATCGTGGTTATCGCATGGTGGAAATCCTGAAACAGGGACAGTTCAAACCCATGCACGTTGCCGATCAGGTAGCGATCATCTTCGCTGGAGCCAAGGGCTACCTCGACAAGGTGGATCGCAAGTACGTCAACGCCTGGGAACAGCAGTTCCTGACCTTCTTCAAGGAACAGACTCCTGAAGTCCGCAACCTCGTGATCAAGGAAAAGAAACTGACGGATGAAGTGGAGAAGGAATTGACCCGGGCGATCGAAACGTTCGTCCCCCAATTCAAGACACCAACCAACGTTTAA
- the atpH gene encoding ATP synthase F1 subunit delta: MSNPLADAKLHKKVDVSAERIARVYAEALFDAAPKGEADSLNEELRELVELAYRKEPSLAQFFASGTINKKVKAEFIDKNFRGKGSETLVNFLQVINNHGRLDLLFAIAAGYQQLVDEKNKRASVVVKSAVPLEDNQRTSLKKQLKAMFDIEPMLDEQVDPELLGGFLVRYRDWQFDGTVQARLNQLKNQLLERSSHEIQGRRDRFCTV; this comes from the coding sequence ATGAGCAATCCACTGGCGGATGCCAAGCTGCACAAGAAAGTCGACGTCAGCGCAGAACGTATTGCCCGCGTTTACGCTGAGGCGCTTTTTGATGCTGCTCCCAAGGGTGAAGCCGATTCCCTGAACGAAGAACTCAGGGAACTGGTTGAGCTGGCATACCGCAAGGAACCGTCTCTTGCTCAGTTTTTTGCCTCAGGAACCATCAACAAGAAAGTCAAAGCCGAGTTTATCGACAAGAACTTTCGTGGCAAAGGTAGCGAAACCCTGGTCAATTTTCTGCAGGTCATCAACAATCACGGCAGACTCGATCTGCTGTTCGCCATCGCTGCTGGTTATCAGCAGTTGGTGGATGAAAAGAACAAGCGTGCGAGCGTGGTGGTCAAGTCGGCAGTACCTCTGGAAGACAACCAGCGCACGAGCTTGAAGAAACAATTGAAAGCCATGTTCGATATCGAGCCGATGCTCGATGAACAGGTCGATCCGGAATTGCTTGGCGGGTTCCTGGTCCGTTATCGCGATTGGCAATTCGACGGTACCGTTCAGGCCCGCCTCAACCAGCTTAAGAACCAGCTCCTGGAAAGAAGCAGTCATGAAATTCAAGGCAGACGAGATCGTTTCTGTACTGTCTAA
- the atpF gene encoding F0F1 ATP synthase subunit B, with the protein MSRGWAWGMSCLALLMLCALPGHTLARDGGSHGVKYEVEYVNEDGHEASKVFDFTKQEDVAAFDKLMAAGKVQKAKLEHIPTVTQMASLRWDLGLWTIVVFGLLLFILNKTAWPAMLNGLKKREQNIADAISAAENAKNESERIQKELAAEMAKANDNIRAMMDEARRDATSAKEDMLSAAKKEIGTERDRMRREIETARDQALLDLWNQSTQMAAMLSSKAIKREVRPEDHKKLFDETLQEMKAAKLGNA; encoded by the coding sequence ATGTCTCGTGGTTGGGCTTGGGGGATGAGCTGTCTGGCTCTCCTGATGCTGTGCGCCCTGCCTGGTCATACGCTGGCCAGAGATGGCGGCAGCCATGGCGTCAAATATGAAGTGGAGTACGTCAACGAAGATGGCCATGAGGCCAGCAAGGTTTTCGACTTTACCAAGCAGGAAGACGTTGCGGCTTTCGACAAGCTGATGGCTGCAGGGAAAGTGCAAAAGGCAAAGCTGGAGCATATCCCGACAGTCACACAGATGGCTTCCCTTCGCTGGGATCTGGGCTTGTGGACCATTGTTGTATTCGGTTTGTTGCTGTTCATACTCAATAAGACCGCATGGCCTGCCATGTTGAATGGTTTGAAGAAACGCGAGCAGAACATTGCTGACGCCATCTCTGCTGCCGAGAACGCCAAGAACGAATCCGAACGGATTCAGAAGGAACTCGCTGCTGAAATGGCCAAGGCCAATGACAACATTCGCGCCATGATGGATGAAGCACGCCGCGACGCAACGAGCGCTAAGGAAGACATGCTCAGCGCAGCCAAGAAGGAAATCGGCACAGAACGTGACCGGATGCGACGGGAAATCGAAACCGCACGTGACCAGGCATTGCTAGATCTCTGGAATCAATCAACTCAGATGGCAGCCATGCTCTCCAGCAAGGCTATCAAACGGGAAGTGCGACCGGAAGATCACAAGAAGCTCTTCGATGAGACGCTTCAGGAAATGAAAGCTGCCAAACTGGGGAATGCCTGA
- a CDS encoding ATP synthase subunit C: MKVLNLCWIALAALAFTAAPASAADGTSGAALFAEVPKAVGVGLGCGLVVLGLGLGLGRIGGSALESMARQPEVSDKVAQNMITIAALLEGAGIIALIFCLLGLFIG, encoded by the coding sequence ATGAAAGTGCTGAATCTCTGCTGGATCGCTCTTGCTGCCTTGGCATTCACCGCTGCGCCTGCTTCGGCAGCCGATGGCACCAGTGGCGCTGCCTTGTTTGCCGAAGTACCCAAGGCAGTTGGCGTGGGCCTGGGTTGCGGCCTGGTCGTTCTCGGCCTGGGTCTGGGTCTCGGTCGCATTGGCGGCTCTGCCCTGGAAAGCATGGCGCGTCAGCCTGAAGTCTCCGACAAGGTGGCTCAGAACATGATCACCATTGCCGCGTTGCTCGAAGGTGCCGGCATTATCGCTTTGATCTTCTGTCTGCTCGGTCTCTTCATTGGTTAA
- the atpB gene encoding F0F1 ATP synthase subunit A: MSFATPLFAADLFHHVVDGYHISWLENFEFLGIHLPPWLSKYMLLEVIAALLILLIYLPIARSAKNGGAPKGFMWNTFEVLLTFVREKIAKPTIGEHDADKYVSFLWTIFLFVLFCNLLGMIPGLGSPTGSLAVTGVLALFAFLLIHGSAIAKLGFAGYCRSYVPHLGHLPFGLTIPVTVLVSAIEVLSALIKGAVLAIRLFGNMFAGHLVLSSILGFIAMSKFLGWYLFAPITVGSILIVIGVSLLEIFVGFLQAYVFTFLTSLFLGSALHPHH; encoded by the coding sequence ATGAGTTTTGCGACTCCACTCTTTGCAGCCGACCTCTTTCACCATGTGGTGGATGGGTACCACATTAGCTGGCTGGAGAATTTTGAATTTCTCGGAATTCATCTGCCACCCTGGCTCAGCAAGTACATGCTGCTCGAAGTGATTGCCGCCCTGCTGATTCTTCTCATTTATCTGCCTATTGCCAGATCAGCCAAAAATGGCGGCGCCCCCAAAGGGTTCATGTGGAACACCTTTGAAGTACTGCTTACCTTCGTACGTGAAAAAATCGCCAAGCCAACGATTGGCGAACACGATGCTGATAAGTATGTGTCATTTCTCTGGACTATTTTCCTGTTCGTTCTGTTCTGCAATTTGTTAGGCATGATTCCTGGTTTGGGTTCGCCCACCGGCAGTCTCGCTGTCACTGGCGTACTGGCTCTGTTCGCGTTCCTGCTGATTCATGGCAGTGCCATCGCCAAGCTTGGTTTCGCAGGATATTGCCGCAGTTATGTGCCCCATCTGGGTCATCTACCATTTGGCTTAACGATTCCGGTAACCGTACTGGTCTCTGCGATTGAGGTATTGAGTGCACTCATTAAAGGCGCGGTACTGGCTATTCGACTTTTTGGAAACATGTTTGCAGGTCACCTGGTGTTGTCCAGTATTCTGGGCTTCATTGCCATGTCCAAATTCCTGGGCTGGTACCTGTTTGCACCGATCACTGTAGGAAGCATTCTGATTGTTATTGGCGTAAGTCTGCTGGAAATCTTTGTCGGATTCCTGCAAGCCTATGTCTTTACGTTTTTAACCAGTTTGTTTCTGGGAAGTGCTTTGCATCCACATCATTGA
- a CDS encoding AtpZ/AtpI family protein produces MTQPSKEEISRLTRYYQLSQIGMEMAVPVGVGVGLDYWLGTMPWCTIIGALLGPTLGFIHLMSLLNPPADSNSSKK; encoded by the coding sequence ATGACCCAGCCTAGCAAGGAAGAGATCAGCAGACTGACTCGATACTATCAACTCAGCCAGATTGGGATGGAAATGGCTGTCCCGGTCGGTGTTGGTGTTGGCTTGGATTACTGGCTGGGAACCATGCCCTGGTGCACCATTATTGGTGCATTGCTAGGCCCCACTCTCGGATTTATTCACTTGATGTCTCTGCTGAACCCACCCGCTGATTCCAATTCTTCCAAAAAATGA
- a CDS encoding phenylacetate--CoA ligase family protein: MLDTLRFIYHIRRSDVLARLSSPAKRDAVQEHRFRKLIKHAAEHSPFYREKFAHLNLDRCCVGDLPVLPKREFIAHFDSIVTDKNIKRDEVHEFMQDPGNLGKKYLGKYVVCHTSGSQGESALLVQSMSDVEKTFAMQAARGHSMPKSWATLWKKLTGSKLRMSVVLFRKSFFPSGAAFENVPDALRKLSNIQRLNINDPFEENLAQLNEFKPNIITAYAHVLENLARAELQGKLKLRQAGCLQHVTSISEPMNDMAREYITRAWNVPIANHYAMGECLGLTLGCPEGHGAHLNPDLAILEVVDRQYRPVPPGKPGDKVLVTNLLNFTQPLIRYEVDDVITMSSTPCPCGSQLPLVADIAGRSNDRLWYRRGNSYQEIAMFFFKKIAAGSPAVAEFQVHQPERNRFVLKVEPRPDMNIHMEEVEAVADRELAYEELTDIIHVDIEIVDHIGPDPRTGKLRRVISQVGIPDDLDQPRITHSVRREERELVTAP, translated from the coding sequence ATGTTGGATACCCTGCGCTTTATCTATCACATCCGGCGATCGGATGTGCTGGCTCGTTTATCTTCTCCTGCCAAACGGGATGCCGTCCAGGAGCACCGCTTTCGAAAATTGATTAAGCATGCCGCGGAACATTCGCCGTTCTATCGCGAGAAGTTTGCACATCTCAACCTGGATCGATGTTGCGTCGGCGACTTGCCCGTATTGCCCAAGAGGGAATTCATCGCTCATTTCGATTCCATCGTTACCGACAAGAACATCAAACGGGATGAAGTGCATGAATTCATGCAGGACCCCGGTAACCTTGGCAAAAAATATCTGGGGAAATATGTCGTCTGCCATACCTCTGGCAGCCAGGGTGAATCGGCTCTGCTGGTTCAATCGATGAGTGACGTCGAAAAGACATTTGCGATGCAGGCCGCAAGAGGCCATTCAATGCCCAAAAGCTGGGCCACCCTGTGGAAGAAACTGACGGGATCCAAGCTGCGAATGTCAGTAGTTCTTTTTCGAAAGAGCTTTTTTCCGAGTGGTGCAGCCTTTGAAAATGTACCGGACGCGCTGCGGAAACTCTCCAACATCCAACGACTGAACATCAACGATCCGTTCGAAGAAAACCTGGCACAGCTGAATGAATTCAAACCCAACATTATTACGGCATACGCCCATGTGCTGGAAAACCTGGCACGTGCCGAGTTGCAGGGTAAGCTCAAACTCAGGCAAGCAGGCTGCCTGCAGCATGTCACCAGCATCAGTGAGCCGATGAACGACATGGCACGTGAGTACATCACCCGTGCGTGGAACGTGCCGATTGCCAACCACTATGCCATGGGTGAGTGTCTGGGTCTGACCTTAGGTTGCCCCGAAGGCCATGGTGCACATCTCAATCCTGATCTGGCAATTCTCGAAGTGGTAGACCGTCAATACCGCCCCGTACCTCCAGGCAAACCGGGCGATAAAGTCCTGGTGACGAATCTGCTCAACTTCACTCAGCCACTCATTCGTTATGAAGTGGATGATGTCATCACCATGAGCAGCACTCCCTGCCCCTGTGGCAGCCAACTGCCACTCGTCGCAGACATTGCAGGCCGCAGCAACGACCGTCTCTGGTATCGCCGAGGCAACAGCTACCAGGAAATTGCCATGTTCTTCTTCAAGAAAATTGCAGCAGGCTCTCCTGCAGTGGCAGAATTCCAGGTGCATCAACCCGAACGCAACCGTTTTGTTCTCAAAGTGGAACCCCGGCCCGATATGAATATCCACATGGAAGAAGTCGAAGCCGTTGCAGATCGAGAGCTGGCATACGAAGAACTGACTGACATCATCCATGTCGATATCGAAATCGTTGACCACATCGGCCCGGATCCACGTACCGGCAAACTTCGTCGTGTCATCAGCCAGGTGGGCATTCCCGACGATCTCGATCAACCGCGCATAACACACTCAGTTAGGCGAGAAGAACGAGAACTGGTTACTGCTCCATAG
- a CDS encoding membrane dipeptidase, translating into MMMVDMHLDLAWNALEWNRNLTLPVQEIRQRERQAGYQGPGRGCNTVSLPALRKGQLAIVSATLLARYDKDGVQLSFIPKSGYDSAEASYAAAMGQLNYYRALERHGHIRILKDAQALNQHVTEWQSYLKDTQQPAPPLGFLISMEGADPILTPEDVPAWWDAGLRIVSLSHYGNSLYSHGTGSPGPLNEPGPKLLEAMQQQGMILDVTHLADEAMDQVFDMFGGTLLASHHNCRALVDRQRQLRDSDIQKIVKRDGVIGVVCDCWMLDAGCGQGPGNIRRVATLEDVANHIDHICQLAGSAKHCGIGSDLDGGFGTEQSPSDLDTIADLQKLHPILTRRGYSESAIEGIFHCNWIDLLSRAWAEKSVR; encoded by the coding sequence ATGATGATGGTAGACATGCACCTTGACCTGGCATGGAACGCATTGGAGTGGAACCGCAACTTGACACTCCCGGTGCAGGAAATCCGTCAACGTGAACGACAAGCTGGATATCAAGGTCCAGGCCGAGGCTGCAACACCGTCAGCCTGCCTGCACTGCGGAAAGGACAACTGGCCATCGTCTCCGCCACCTTGCTCGCCCGTTACGACAAGGATGGCGTGCAACTCTCTTTCATTCCCAAGTCTGGTTACGATTCTGCCGAAGCATCCTATGCAGCAGCGATGGGGCAACTGAACTATTACCGCGCCCTCGAACGGCATGGGCATATTCGCATTTTGAAAGATGCTCAGGCTCTCAACCAACACGTCACCGAATGGCAAAGTTATCTGAAAGACACTCAACAACCTGCTCCGCCACTCGGCTTTCTTATCAGCATGGAAGGAGCCGATCCGATTCTGACTCCAGAAGATGTTCCCGCTTGGTGGGATGCAGGTTTGCGCATCGTGAGTCTGTCACACTACGGCAACAGCCTCTACAGCCATGGCACCGGTTCGCCCGGCCCGCTCAATGAACCAGGACCGAAGCTGCTCGAAGCTATGCAGCAACAAGGCATGATCCTGGATGTCACCCATCTGGCCGATGAGGCTATGGATCAGGTGTTCGACATGTTTGGCGGAACACTGCTGGCAAGCCATCACAACTGCCGGGCGCTGGTGGATCGACAAAGGCAACTGCGTGACAGCGACATCCAGAAAATTGTGAAGCGTGACGGCGTCATCGGCGTTGTGTGCGATTGCTGGATGCTCGATGCAGGTTGTGGCCAGGGGCCGGGCAATATCAGGAGGGTTGCCACGCTGGAAGATGTCGCCAATCACATTGATCACATCTGCCAGCTTGCAGGTTCAGCTAAACATTGTGGCATCGGATCAGACCTTGATGGTGGCTTCGGTACCGAGCAATCTCCATCCGACCTGGATACCATCGCCGATCTCCAGAAGTTACATCCAATTCTGACACGACGTGGGTACTCCGAATCAGCCATTGAAGGCATCTTTCATTGCAACTGGATTGATCTGTTATCGCGAGCCTGGGCCGAAAAATCAGTTCGGTAA
- a CDS encoding MFS transporter produces the protein MRSPAQSPTHVRYQVMAFLLAVSFLTYFDRVCIVRVQGEIQRELFVTDEQMGYILGAFWLAYSVFEIPAGWLGDRFGARLTLTRVVFFWSLFTVLTGFATGFISLLVIRFLFGVGEAGAFPNMARVQSNWLPKEARGRAGGWLWLAARWGGAFSPFLFAAIIRWIDTAAVRSWLDAVPGLQGVSSWRIGFGVAGLIGFIWCIWFYFWFRDTPEQKSSVNAAELQLIRTGREKDVAHHVPFRELWRDLLANRSLLAIIGFYLFGSFGWSFFVSWMPRYLKDVHQFPFDLSESVWKQPLLYGGISCLLGGTLSDWLVRRTGRKWLGRAIFPLCGLTTAAIAIFCVPYVDNPEDAVILMCVAGAAFDFGQGATWASIVDIGGLYAGTAAGFINMFGNMGNAIQPRIGAWIFGTFGWNPLFVVYACAFLAAASMWFLIDPSQTFHRRGEKAKS, from the coding sequence ATGAGATCACCCGCTCAATCTCCCACGCATGTCCGATACCAGGTGATGGCGTTTCTGCTGGCTGTGTCATTTCTCACTTATTTTGATCGTGTCTGCATCGTCCGCGTTCAAGGCGAGATTCAACGCGAACTTTTCGTCACTGATGAACAGATGGGGTATATTCTCGGTGCTTTCTGGCTGGCTTACTCAGTCTTTGAAATACCGGCAGGCTGGCTCGGTGACCGCTTTGGAGCCAGGCTGACTCTCACTCGCGTTGTTTTTTTCTGGTCGCTTTTCACCGTACTCACCGGCTTTGCTACTGGCTTCATTTCGCTTCTGGTCATTCGCTTTCTGTTTGGTGTTGGCGAAGCTGGTGCATTTCCGAACATGGCACGGGTGCAGTCAAACTGGCTGCCGAAAGAAGCGCGTGGCCGGGCTGGTGGCTGGCTCTGGCTGGCAGCACGCTGGGGCGGTGCGTTCAGTCCGTTCCTGTTTGCAGCCATCATCCGCTGGATTGATACTGCTGCGGTTCGCTCCTGGCTCGATGCCGTTCCCGGTCTGCAAGGCGTATCCAGTTGGCGGATCGGCTTCGGTGTCGCCGGGCTGATCGGCTTCATCTGGTGCATCTGGTTTTACTTCTGGTTCCGCGATACTCCTGAACAGAAATCATCGGTGAATGCTGCAGAGTTACAACTCATTCGTACTGGGCGGGAAAAAGATGTTGCACACCACGTCCCCTTTCGAGAACTCTGGCGTGATCTGCTCGCCAATCGCAGCCTGCTCGCCATCATCGGCTTTTATCTGTTTGGCAGTTTTGGCTGGTCATTCTTTGTCAGTTGGATGCCACGCTATCTGAAAGACGTGCATCAATTCCCCTTTGATTTGTCTGAGAGTGTTTGGAAACAACCCCTGTTGTACGGCGGCATCAGTTGCCTGCTGGGTGGAACGCTGAGCGATTGGCTGGTTCGACGCACGGGTCGCAAGTGGCTTGGCCGGGCGATCTTTCCACTTTGTGGATTGACGACAGCAGCTATCGCCATCTTCTGTGTGCCTTACGTTGACAACCCGGAAGATGCTGTCATTCTGATGTGTGTAGCAGGGGCTGCATTCGATTTCGGACAAGGGGCGACTTGGGCCAGCATAGTCGATATCGGCGGTTTGTACGCAGGCACCGCTGCAGGGTTCATCAATATGTTTGGCAACATGGGGAATGCCATTCAGCCTCGCATCGGCGCATGGATTTTCGGAACGTTTGGCTGGAATCCACTGTTCGTCGTCTATGCCTGCGCGTTCCTGGCCGCTGCCTCCATGTGGTTTTTGATTGATCCATCACAGACATTTCATCGACGTGGAGAGAAAGCCAAATCATGA
- a CDS encoding dihydrodipicolinate synthase family protein produces the protein MAPLSGVVPPLISPLQEPGKLDAAHLEKLIEYQLDGGVHGFFLLGTTGEGPSLSHALKQELVERSCHFVNRRVPVLVNISDTSITESVTLAQKAAQAGATALVVTAPYYFPLDQEDLWLYLKNLLKQLPLPVYLYNMPSHVKVSLGMELMQRAIQEPGILGIKDSSGDRSYLRLLLKLGEQRKDWSVMVGPEELFVDALTWGGHGGVLGGANLYPRLLVQLYHAVRSNDINRQNQLQEKMHWFHQHVLRLVPRTNGWLVGLKAALALQGLCEEHFAEPLHPMNNEQREQLRHALAELRQESEF, from the coding sequence ATGGCACCGCTGTCAGGCGTCGTTCCACCACTCATATCACCGCTGCAGGAACCGGGCAAGCTGGACGCAGCTCACCTCGAGAAGTTGATTGAGTATCAGCTTGACGGAGGCGTGCATGGATTCTTTCTGTTGGGAACCACTGGTGAAGGGCCAAGCCTCAGTCATGCACTCAAACAGGAACTGGTCGAACGTTCCTGCCATTTCGTCAATCGACGCGTTCCCGTTCTGGTGAATATCAGTGACACTTCGATCACGGAATCAGTAACGCTGGCTCAGAAGGCAGCACAGGCAGGCGCCACGGCACTCGTTGTTACCGCTCCCTATTACTTTCCGCTCGATCAGGAAGACCTCTGGCTCTACCTGAAAAACCTGCTGAAACAACTCCCCTTGCCTGTTTACCTTTACAACATGCCCAGCCATGTGAAAGTGAGCCTGGGCATGGAACTGATGCAGCGAGCCATTCAGGAACCAGGCATCCTGGGCATCAAAGACAGCTCGGGAGATCGCTCTTACCTTCGCCTGCTTTTGAAACTGGGCGAGCAGCGCAAAGACTGGTCGGTGATGGTAGGGCCCGAAGAATTATTTGTCGATGCCCTTACCTGGGGCGGCCATGGCGGCGTGCTCGGCGGAGCCAATCTCTATCCCAGGCTACTGGTGCAACTTTACCATGCGGTTCGCAGCAACGATATCAATCGACAAAACCAGTTGCAGGAAAAGATGCACTGGTTCCATCAACATGTGCTGCGCTTGGTGCCTCGCACCAACGGCTGGCTCGTCGGGCTGAAAGCAGCCTTGGCACTGCAGGGCTTGTGCGAAGAACATTTCGCGGAACCACTTCATCCCATGAACAACGAACAACGGGAACAGTTGCGACATGCTCTCGCTGAACTCAGGCAGGAAAGTGAGTTTTAA
- a CDS encoding serine/threonine protein kinase, with the protein MSASVSPELLVALTGQNAGAVQELLSTLPAEHRKNVEIVANRLEEQGWLTPYQAGHFSAGRGDALLVGQNVVLDELGHGSMGMVYKVRHRIMGRMAALKVFVPEADGSENHARFLREIQATAQLDHPNIIKAYEAGEHHGSYFLSMELIDGKNVQEIVEREGPIPVEQALHTYLEAAKGLAHAHSLGMVHRDVKPGNIMVSRTGKVKVLDLGLVKFLKGISNMASSLDGTVRGTAAYMSPEQAISIRHADHRSDIYSLGSSLYFTLTGKAMFTEKTIMHQLLAHQKKPAPSLLTTLPDLPASIEQLYQRMVAKEQADRYQSMDDVVACLKAIQSGSELPTESTVSTSATEEQQDPPSSPWKRMFSFWREKS; encoded by the coding sequence ATGAGTGCATCCGTCTCTCCCGAATTACTTGTTGCATTGACCGGACAAAATGCCGGTGCGGTGCAGGAATTGCTTTCCACCCTGCCAGCTGAACATCGAAAAAATGTCGAGATAGTCGCTAATCGACTTGAAGAGCAAGGCTGGCTGACACCCTATCAGGCTGGACATTTCAGTGCCGGTCGTGGCGATGCTCTACTGGTCGGACAAAACGTTGTGCTCGATGAACTCGGGCATGGCAGCATGGGCATGGTCTACAAGGTGCGCCATCGTATCATGGGTAGAATGGCGGCTCTCAAAGTCTTTGTTCCCGAAGCCGATGGCAGCGAGAACCATGCCCGCTTCCTCCGGGAAATCCAGGCCACCGCCCAGCTTGATCATCCCAATATCATCAAGGCTTACGAGGCTGGTGAGCATCACGGTTCTTACTTCCTGTCCATGGAATTAATCGACGGAAAGAACGTACAGGAAATTGTTGAACGCGAAGGACCAATCCCGGTTGAGCAGGCTTTGCATACCTACCTGGAAGCTGCCAAGGGGCTAGCACATGCCCATAGCCTCGGCATGGTGCATCGAGATGTGAAGCCAGGCAACATTATGGTCAGCCGAACTGGCAAAGTGAAAGTCCTTGACCTCGGGCTGGTCAAGTTTCTCAAAGGCATCTCCAACATGGCGAGCAGCCTGGATGGTACCGTGCGAGGCACAGCAGCCTACATGTCGCCGGAGCAGGCCATAAGCATTCGCCATGCGGATCATCGTTCAGATATTTACAGCCTGGGCAGTTCGCTCTACTTCACACTGACCGGCAAGGCGATGTTCACAGAAAAGACGATCATGCACCAGTTGCTGGCACATCAGAAAAAGCCTGCACCCAGCCTGCTTACCACGCTTCCCGATCTGCCTGCTTCGATTGAACAACTCTACCAGCGCATGGTTGCCAAGGAACAGGCTGACAGATACCAGAGCATGGATGATGTCGTTGCATGCCTTAAAGCAATCCAATCAGGCTCGGAACTTCCAACAGAATCAACCGTCAGTACATCCGCCACTGAAGAACAGCAGGATCCACCTTCATCTCCGTGGAAACGCATGTTTTCATTCTGGCGTGAAAAAAGCTAG